CCGGAGGCTGTATACGGGACGGCTGGGAATGGTGTTTGCTTCACGGGTAGCCTCTCCGAGCTCCTGCGGCGCTTCGGCGCCGAGGCGTCCGCGGGGACTCAGACCGTGTACGTGCGCGTGGAGGGCGACTGTGGGCTCCTCGAGGAGCTGCTGGGCCGCGTCTGGGGCGGCGCAGCGGCCGGGGACCCGCTAGAAGCCCTGCTGGGCGTCCTCGCGGAGAAGGCTCTCCGCTGCAGCATACGCCTAGCGGTGGGCGAGCTAAGCCTAGAGGTCGGGGACCATGGCTCCGGCAGGGTGTTCCGGGTAACAGCGCGCGGAGCGCCGGTGGACGCGCTGCTCCGGGTGAAGAGCGTCTGCGGCCGCCGCGCATGGTAGCCTGGCGGCGGCGCTGGTATGTGCGGTTGACTCTTTAGGGCCCGTCCCCGCTTCTTAGGACAGCATCCGGGATCTAGGGGCAGAGCCCGGAGACCGGGATAGAGGGTGAGGCCGCCCTGGCCAAGAAGAAGCGTGGAAGGAGAGAAGAGGAGAGTAGGAAGGAGATACCCCTCCCAAGCCAGGAAGAGGGCACTATGCTCTGCGTGGTCGTGAGGCTTCTCGGCGCTGACCACCTCCTCATCAGGTGCCAGGACGGGGTGGAGCGTAAGGCGCGTATCCCGGGGAGCCTCCGGCGCCGCATGTGGATGAGGGAGGGCGACATAGTGCTAGCGGCTCCCTGGGACTTCAAGCCCGACCGCGCCGACGTGGTGTACAGGTATTCCCGCGAGGAGCTACGCAGGCTCGTAGAGAAGGGCCTCGTGCCGCAGGAGCTGCTAGAGCTGGCCGAGGAGCTAGCCTAGCAGGGACCCTTTCTATCAGCGCTCCGGCCGTCCTGGTGGCCAGCGTTTTTGGCGCGCATCTCCACGCCTCCGCCGCCCGGCTTTATTAGCATCCCTGGCCCCGCCGGAGGGGTAGAGTTAAATAAGGAGGCCCCGGCCCCCTTATATAACCCAGTAAATGGGTGGTGCTGGCAACGGCGGGCGCGGGCGGCTGGGGCTCCCGGTGGCGGAGGATACAGCTTCTACCCAGGAACGGCACCGGGCTACTATGGCCGGCCGGCCTCTCACTAGAGGGCTGGCTACTCCTAGCAGCGGTCATAGGCGCAGCTAGCGGCCTCTTCGCCAGCTTCTTCTACGTCCTGCTAGAGCTGGCTACAAGCCTCTCAGCCAGGATTGTGGGGATAGAGGCCCCGCTGCGCGGCTACACAGACCTAGGCATAGCGGTCGTAGAGTACGGCAACGGGCTGCACACGCGCCTCGCCGTGCTACTCGTGGTCGTCGCCGCGGCAGCGGTCTCGTCGCTCATAGTCTACAGGATTGCCCCGGAGGCGGAGGGCCACGGCACAGACGCCGCGATAAAGGCGTTCCACAGGCTAGCCGGGTACCTGAGGCCCCGCGTCCCCCTGGTCAAGGCCGTGGCCTCGGCGGTTACGATAGGCGGTGGCGGCAGCGGCGGCGTAGAGGGCCCCAGCGCCCTAATGGGCGCGGGTGTGGGGAGCGCCCTAGCCCAGTGGCTGGGCCTAGGCCTCTGGGTCCGCCGGACAGCTCTAGTAGCAGGCATGGCTGGGGCGCTCTCCTCGCTCTTCCGCGCCCCCATGGGCACAGCGCTCTTCGCGGTGGAGGTGCTCTTCCGGAGGGACATCGCGGTCGAGGCCCTCATACCCGCCATAATAGCCTCGGTGATAGCGTACGCGGTCACCCTGCCGTTCTGGGGCTACGGGGAGGTGTTCCCACGCGTATCCGTGGAGACGCGGCTCCTCTACACAGCGGACGCGCTCGTCGCCTACCTCGGGCTCGCGGTGGTGTCCGCGGGCTTCGGGCTAGCCTACGTCCGGATGTTCCACGGCGCCCGCGGGCTCTTCGAGAGGCTCATAGGTAGGAGGTGGCTGCGCCCCATAGCCGGGGCGGCGGTTACCGGCGCTATAGGCCTCGTAGCCCCCTGCGTCCTCGGCTCCGGCCGGCAGCTACTCACAAAGTTCCTCGAAGACCCCTCGATACTCCTGGGAGGCCTCCAGGACAGCAGCGGGCTAGCAGCCCTCGTACTGGTCGCGGTAGCGCTCGCGAAGATGGCGGCCACCTCGATGTCCATAGGCTCTGGGGGTAGTGGCGGCGTCTTCGCCCCCGGCGTGATGGCTGGCGCTCTCCTGGGCTACGCCTACGGCCTCGTCGTGGGCACGCCGCTCTCGGGCGTAGACCCCCTGGTGTACGCCTACCTGGGCATGTCCTCCTTCTTCGCTGCTGCCTCGAAGACCCCGCTCGCCACCTCGGTGATGGTCGCCGAGATGAGCGGCAACTACGGCCTCCTCGTGCCAGCCCTCTTCGTGAGCTACCTGGCCCGCGAGTTCAGCGGCGAGGCGAGCATATACGAGTCGCAGCTGCCACGCCGTATACGCCCAGAACTCATCAGCATAGAAGCCGTCTCGGCGATGCTCGGCAGGCTCGGGGTGAGGGCGGCCGAGGTCTGCGACAAGGGCCTCCAGCCGCTGCCAGCCAGCGCCACGGTGGCCGAGGCCATAGAGGCTATGGCTAGGCAGAGGCAGCACGTGATACCCGTAGTGGACCACGGGGGCAGGGTGCTGGGGGTGGTGGACGCGTCTATGCTCGAGGAGCTCCTAGCAGCGCCGCCCGACGCCCCGCTCTCCTCGCTGGGCCTCCGGCGCCCAATCGTGGTCTCCGAGG
The window above is part of the Pyrodictium abyssi genome. Proteins encoded here:
- a CDS encoding translation initiation factor aIF-1A, which codes for MAKKKRGRREEESRKEIPLPSQEEGTMLCVVVRLLGADHLLIRCQDGVERKARIPGSLRRRMWMREGDIVLAAPWDFKPDRADVVYRYSREELRRLVEKGLVPQELLELAEELA
- a CDS encoding chloride channel protein is translated as MLATAGAGGWGSRWRRIQLLPRNGTGLLWPAGLSLEGWLLLAAVIGAASGLFASFFYVLLELATSLSARIVGIEAPLRGYTDLGIAVVEYGNGLHTRLAVLLVVVAAAAVSSLIVYRIAPEAEGHGTDAAIKAFHRLAGYLRPRVPLVKAVASAVTIGGGGSGGVEGPSALMGAGVGSALAQWLGLGLWVRRTALVAGMAGALSSLFRAPMGTALFAVEVLFRRDIAVEALIPAIIASVIAYAVTLPFWGYGEVFPRVSVETRLLYTADALVAYLGLAVVSAGFGLAYVRMFHGARGLFERLIGRRWLRPIAGAAVTGAIGLVAPCVLGSGRQLLTKFLEDPSILLGGLQDSSGLAALVLVAVALAKMAATSMSIGSGGSGGVFAPGVMAGALLGYAYGLVVGTPLSGVDPLVYAYLGMSSFFAAASKTPLATSVMVAEMSGNYGLLVPALFVSYLAREFSGEASIYESQLPRRIRPELISIEAVSAMLGRLGVRAAEVCDKGLQPLPASATVAEAIEAMARQRQHVIPVVDHGGRVLGVVDASMLEELLAAPPDAPLSSLGLRRPIVVSEDDDIAGVIVVLEEASGEGLDHVVVVDRGLRYRGVIRYQDVAAAILESYLRGAQRLARAAGSPQRRSVEKTL